Proteins encoded together in one Phyllostomus discolor isolate MPI-MPIP mPhyDis1 chromosome 6, mPhyDis1.pri.v3, whole genome shotgun sequence window:
- the FAM111B gene encoding protein FAM111B has protein sequence MFSPLPTKVSFVLPILSSFVSSQEGKSRSSHSIWPEIQVFCSGRMDPVPVSSPEPVVDVSEILSGLIMNPMKCEEEESLGATENDPCSRPEVTKDIVTKQTRSSTTVDPSPCDMGNCSSTVQPEVSGHEASLKIQNPDVSRSDKCYFCFTFKEGSGKTDRSVFTACGKLNESIDSALRANENVLKRIENCSSKNIFAYGQEAIEGYINLGMPLKCLPEGSKLEISVGQRKGNQKEGDQILRHYENPSIECVLFHVVAIGKSIKKIVNNTALHEQASTLCIYALKGETLREALCKDGRFRSDLDEFEWKLIENHTNIHGKQSTVEEVAGKTLELGISKKSPVRKRTPLKTRQKNDNATGEVSPYDVMPRQNQVHQPANDGEPEGVEHHRENILPPQSLKNDLEGKKRQTISRMKRNDSERNRKCGEETSRAWERPRLHMESAINWGIQGEATQHWLKNCTVLSNVIMQRYPHFSEAMLWMKNYFEEEQKRTNLLPSQQFKIYEKCFAKVTKNSMSVATCEHLTQLSKSVGHVRWENNGNTGHATCFVFNDGYIFTCRHVVHMMVGEDTPPHQWPDIISQFTKVTFTYKDFCPPAEEWFSLEADVEVSAGNLDYAILKLKANGNRFPPGLVGHISSLPSSGLIYIIGHPEGRRKEIDGCAVISLQEREGRYSHPHPHGVAGPGLQGATQDVCSMFTPRSLPPEAYRTYILSYDTCFTSGSSGSPVFNADGKVVAVHSFGQFYKSEGKEHAFIEFGYSMDSILCDLKQRKELLYKLLPGEKYENLNQEENNKQE, from the exons AGTCTTTTGCAGTGGGAGGATGGACCCAGTCCCTGTTTCTTCACCTGAGCCAGTAGTGGACGTGAGTGAGATTCTCTCAGGACTCATCATGAATCCCATGAAATGTGAAGAGGAGGAGTCACTCGGTGCCACTGAAAATGACCCGTGCTCCAGACCTGAAGTCACAAAG GATATTGTCACGAAGCAGACACGTTCCAGCACAACTGTTGATCCTTCTCCATGTGACATGGGGAACTGTAGCAGCACTGTTCAACCTGAAGTCAGTGGGCATGAAGCATCCCTTAAAATTCAAAACCCAGATGTGAGCAGGAGTGACAAGTGTTATTTCTGCTTTACTTTCAAAGAAGGCTCCGGGAAGACAGACCGTAGCGTGTTTACAGCATGTGGTAAACTCAATGAGAGTATCGACTCAGCTCTGAGAGCTAATGAGAATGTCCTCAAAAGGATAGAGAATTGTTCCAGTAAGAACATTTTTGCCTATGGACAGGAAGCAATAGAAGGATATATCAATTTAGGAATGCCTCTCAAGTGCCTACCAGAAGGTTCTAAACTTGAAATATCAGTTggacagagaaaggggaaccagAAGGAAGGTGATCAGATATTACGCCACTATGAAAATCCCAGCATCGAGTGTGTTCTTTTTCACGTTGTGGCTATTGGGAAGAGCATAAAGAAGATTGTTAACAACACCGCCCTTCATGAACAGGCAAGTACACTTTGTATCTATGCCTTGAAGGGTGAGACTCTCAGAGAAGCCCTGTGCAAAGATGGCCGATTTCGGTCTGACCTGGACGAATTCGAGTGGAAACTCATAGAAAATCATACAAACATTCATGGAAAACAGTCCACAGTGGAGGAAGTAGCTGGAAAAACCTTAGAACTGGGCATTTCTAAAAAGTCACCAGTCAGGAAACGTACCCCCCTAAAAACTAGGCAGAAGAATGATAATGCCACCGGTGAAGTCAGTCCCTACGATGTGATGCCAAGGCAGAATCAGGTCCACCAGCCAGCGAATGATGGAGAGCCTGAAGGTGTAGAACACCACCGAGAAAACATTCTGCCTCCTCAAAGTCTAAAGAATGATCTGGAAGGTAAAAAACGCCAGACAATTtccagaatgaaaagaaatgacagTGAGAGGAACAGAAAATGTGGGGAAGAAACTTCACGTGCTTGGGAAAGGCCCCGTCTGCATATGGAAAGTGCTATTAACTGGGGTATCCAGGGGGAGGCAACTCAGCACTGGCTAAAGAACTGCACAGTGTTGAGCAATGTTATTATGCAGCGCTATCCTCATTTTAGTGAGGCTATGCTCtggatgaaaaattattttgaggagGAACAGAAGAGAACCAACCTGCTGCCATCCCAacaattcaaaatatatgaaaagtgcTTTGCCAAAGTAACTAAAAATTCTATGTCAGTTGCAACCTGTGAACATCTTACTCAACTTAGTAAGTCAGTTGGGCATGTGAGATGGGAAAATAATGGCAACACAGGCCACGCCACTTGCTTCGTCTTCAATGATGGTTATATCTTCACTTGTCGACATGTTGTACACATGATGGTTGGAGAAGACACACCTCCACATCAGTGGCCAGATATAATAAGCCAATTTACAAAAGTAACCTTCACTTACAAAGATTTCTGTCCCCCTGCTGAGGAATGGTTTTCCCTCGAGGCAGATGTTGAAGTGTCTGCTGGAAATCTAGATTATgccattttaaaactaaaagcaaatggaaatagATTTCCTCCAGGACTAGTTGGCCACATTTCCTCTCTGCCATCTAGTGGTTTGATTTATATAATCGGTCACCCAGAAGGCCGGAGGAAGGAAATAGATGGGTGTGCTGTGATTTCTCTACAAGAGCGTGAAGGGAGGtactcccatccccacccacatGGGGTGGCAGGACCAGGACTGCAAGGTGCCACTCAGGATGTTTGCTCCATGTTCACCCCAAGAAGTCTCCCACCAGAGGCTTACCGCACTTACATACTTAGTTATGATACTTGCTTTACAAGTGGGTCCTCTGGCTCCCCAGTGTTTAATGCAGATGGCAAAGTGGTTGCTGTGCACTCCTTTGGGCAGTTTTATAAAAGTGAGGGTAAGGAGCATGCCTTTATTGAATTTGGCTATTCTATGGACTCAATTCTTTGTGATCTCAAACAGAGGAAGGAGCTCTTATATAAATTGTTACCTGGAGAGAAATATGAGAACCTCAATCAAGAGGAAAATAACAAACAAGAATAG
- the LOC114500051 gene encoding protein FAM111A-like, with the protein MSCKKCRSEEVSLDTKINMKIEDCFPQVNKEQQDNSSVPQMKNGSRRSPKDKTNTQAQRPKDQAISQNKVFYITLDVPYRRNKKMKHMVIGKKRDSLSTALDTIKAVKKERETRQGKEMLVQGTEGIEGYLNLGMPLSCLPENCCLVIRFAQNKSEHKKKDQISGRHDNTSVDCVKFFINPIGKTRKRIVKRGELHKEGVRLCVYAFKGETIKEAVCKDGRFLSFLENDDWKLILNLDSVVENTQCVDDLEGKLFQVEVEKRRVPRAAATQSHDLAATQNCGVVSTQSCHLTTTQNPELEERNTCVLEGKSMTQYPSLKKEMEKIIETFKKKIKNRQGKKLYLTHKTKFGKLTKNATPVKMLKLLSHLSDSVGYLSWDNNGIQGCATCFVFRGLFVFTCQHVIHDIVGNGIKPSKWADIIGQCVRVTFGYVDSQERGDYFFIKPWFEIFDETLDYAVLELKENGQPVPSGLYNGIGPVPLSGLIYIIGHPDGEAKSADGCAIVPQGQRVEKYQQHLPPQDSNERMQGFDEHVEFIHMFTQKSFEELAPRTDVITYDTSFYFGSSGSPIFDSYGSLVAMHSTGFRNYYHPEFSSVIEFGPTMESILHDIKKKHRDWYEGICITQQEVEMVSDED; encoded by the exons ATGAGCTGTAAGAAATGCAGGTCAGAGGAGGTCTCCTtggatacaaagataaatatgaaaattgAAGACTGTTTTCCTCAG GTCAATAAAGAACAACAGGATAATTCCAGTGTTCCTCAAATGAAGAATGGCTCCAGGAGAAGCCCTAAAGATAAAACTAATACCCAGGCTCAAAGACCCAAAGACCAGGCTATATCCCAAAATAAGGTATTTTATATCACCTTGGATGTACCTtacaggagaaacaaaaaaatgaaacacatggTCATAGGTAAGAAGAGGGATAGCTTATCCACCGCACTTGACACTATTAAGGCTGtcaaaaaagagagggaaactcGGCAAGGCAAAGAAATGCTGGTGCAGGGCACAGAAGGAATTGAAGGCTACCTAAACCTTGGAATGCCCCTCAGTTGTTTGCCTGAAAATTGCTGCCTAGTAATTAGATTTGCCCAGAATAAAAGTGAGCACAAAAAAAAGGACCAGATATCTGGTCGGCATGACAACACATCTGTTGACTGTGTCAAATTTTTTATTAACCCAATtggaaagacaaggaaaaggaTTGTCAAACGTGGGGAACTTCATAAAGAAGGGGTCAGACTCTGTGTCTATGCTTTCAAAGGAGAAACCATCAAGGAAGCTGTGTGCAAGGATGgcagatttctttcctttctggagaACGATGATTGGAAACTCATTTTAAACCTGGACTCCGTTGTAGAAAACACACAGTGTGTTGATGACCTAGAGGGCAAGCTCTTCCAGGTTGAGGTTGAGAAAAGGAGGGTGCCTAGGGCAGCAGCCACTCAGAGCCATGATTTGGCAGCCACTCAGAATTGTGGTGTGGTAAGCACTCAGAGCTGTCATTTGACAACCACTCAGAATCCTGAGTTGGAGGAAAGAAACACCTGTGTTTTGGAAGGAAAAAGCATGACCCAGTACCCtagtttgaaaaaagaaatggaaaaaattatagaaaccttcaagaaaaagattaaaaatagacaggggaagaaaTTATATCttacacacaaaacaaaatttgGGAAACTGACAAAAAATGCTACTCCAGTTAAAATGCTCAAACTTCTTTCTCATCTCAGTGACTCAGTTGGGTACTTGTCATGGGACAACAATGGAATACAGGGTTGTGCCACCTGCTTTGTTTTTAGagggttgtttgttttcacttgtcAACATGTAATACATGATATTGTGGGAAATGGAATAAAGCCTAGTAAGTGGGCAGACATAATTGGCCAATGTGTGAGGGTGACATTTGGTTACGTAGACAGCCAAGAAAGAGGGGACTACTTTTTCATCAAGCCTTGGTTTGAGATATTTGATGAAACTCTTGATTATGCTGTTCTGGAACTGAAGGAAAATGGACAACCAGTACCTTCGGGACTATATAATGGAATTGGTCCTGTGCCCCTTAGTGGGTTGATATATATTATTGGCCATCCAGATGGAGAGGCAAAGTCTGCTGACGGTTGTGCTATAGTCCCTCAGGGTCAGCGAGTAGAAAAATATCAGCAACATCTTCCGCCTCAGGATTCCAATGAGCGTATGCAGGGTTTCGATGAGCATGTGGAATTTATCCATATGTTCACTCAAAAAAGTTTCGAGGAATTGGCTCCCAGAACTGATGTGATTACCTATGACACCAGTTTTTACTTTGGGTCTTCTGGCTCACCAATATTTGATTCATACGGTTCATTGGTGGCCATGCACAGTACTGGCTTCCGTAATTACTACCATCCTGAATTTTCCAGTGTCATTGAGTTTGGCCCTACTATGGAATCCATCCttcatgatattaaaaaaaagcatagaGACTGGTATGAAGGCATATGCATAACTCAGCAGGAGGTAGAAATGGTGAGTGATGAGGATTGA